The following are from one region of the Aquirufa lenticrescens genome:
- a CDS encoding UDP-N-acetylmuramoyl-L-alanyl-D-glutamate--2,6-diaminopimelate ligase, with protein MAQITLFPETDIQHLCFDSRKADAGSVFFAIPGTQVDGHSFLSQVYAQGCKHWVVEKVPTELPADVTCVQVPDSNQALAEAAAEFYGHPSKKLKLVGITGTNGKTTTVTLLFELFKRLGHRCGLISTVVNKIEDKIIPSTHTTPDALSLNALLADMVAAGCSHAFMEVSSHAVVQKRIHAVQFSGAIFSNITRDHLDFHETFDEYIKAKKGFFDALPSSAFALTNVDDKRGMVMLQNTAAKKYGFGLLNAADFKAKIISNGVGGLQLEIDHQQVHAQLIGTFNAYNLLGIYAAALLLGEESHEVLVQISALKTAPGRFEQLAGSNNKMGIVDYAHTPDALENVLKTIQTIRDKSQRIITVVGCGGNRDTGKRPIMAELAAKYSDSVVLTSDNPRKEDPELILDQMEAGVPAELKSKVHRVSDRKEGIFYAVRELAAAGDIILVAGKGHENYQEIQGVKHDFDDKLVLGEAFS; from the coding sequence ATGGCACAAATTACCTTATTTCCAGAAACGGATATTCAGCATTTGTGCTTTGACTCTCGTAAGGCAGACGCAGGTTCGGTCTTTTTTGCCATACCTGGAACGCAGGTAGATGGGCATTCGTTTTTGTCGCAAGTATATGCCCAAGGTTGTAAGCACTGGGTGGTAGAAAAGGTTCCGACTGAACTTCCAGCCGATGTGACTTGTGTCCAGGTGCCAGATTCGAATCAAGCTTTAGCGGAGGCTGCGGCAGAATTTTATGGCCATCCTTCCAAGAAACTGAAATTAGTGGGGATAACAGGTACTAATGGGAAAACAACCACGGTAACCCTGCTATTTGAATTGTTCAAGCGCCTGGGTCATCGCTGCGGATTGATTTCGACGGTAGTGAATAAGATTGAAGATAAAATTATTCCTTCGACCCATACCACCCCTGACGCGTTGAGCTTGAATGCCTTGTTAGCCGATATGGTTGCGGCGGGTTGCAGTCACGCTTTTATGGAGGTGAGTTCCCATGCGGTGGTACAAAAGCGCATTCACGCGGTCCAATTTTCCGGTGCTATTTTCTCAAATATAACCCGTGATCACTTGGACTTTCATGAGACATTTGATGAATACATTAAGGCCAAAAAAGGTTTCTTCGACGCCCTTCCCTCATCTGCTTTCGCGTTAACAAACGTGGATGACAAACGCGGAATGGTGATGTTGCAGAACACGGCGGCAAAGAAATACGGCTTCGGCTTATTGAATGCGGCAGACTTTAAGGCGAAGATTATTAGCAACGGCGTAGGCGGTTTGCAATTAGAGATTGATCACCAGCAAGTACATGCGCAATTGATTGGTACTTTCAATGCCTACAATTTGTTGGGAATATACGCAGCGGCGCTTTTATTAGGCGAGGAATCACATGAAGTATTAGTGCAGATTTCGGCCCTCAAAACGGCTCCGGGTCGATTCGAGCAATTAGCTGGATCCAATAACAAGATGGGAATCGTGGATTATGCGCACACGCCGGATGCTTTGGAAAATGTGCTAAAGACGATTCAAACGATTCGAGATAAATCACAACGCATTATTACAGTAGTGGGCTGTGGTGGAAATCGAGATACAGGGAAACGCCCGATAATGGCTGAATTAGCGGCTAAATACAGTGATTCCGTGGTATTGACTTCGGATAATCCACGCAAGGAAGATCCGGAATTGATTTTGGATCAAATGGAAGCTGGAGTCCCGGCTGAATTAAAATCCAAAGTACATCGCGTTTCGGATCGCAAAGAAGGCATTTTTTATGCGGTAAGGGAATTAGCTGCTGCGGGAGACATTATTTTAGTGGCAGGAAAAGGCCATGAA